The region TTCCAGTCAGCCCGTGATCTGGCGTTTGGCCTGGATTCGCTTTCTAATCTATCCGGACTGAGCACTCCCCCTCTCGAAGTCTCCCCGAAGAGACGCTATCAAGTCTTTCTTCCCTGGCTCTTGCCTCTTCTGGCACTGGTGGTCGTGTTGAGTGCCGGATTCCTGAAGTGGAACCGTGGAGAACCTTCGCAGCCCTTGTATCACCAGCTCACTTTTCGTCGCGGCAACTTACACATGGCGCGATTTGCACCCGACGGACAAACCATTGTTTACGGTGCGGCCTGGGAGGGGAATCCTATCGAAATTTTCACCACCCGCCCCGAGAGTCCCGAATCGCGATCTCTGGGGTTGAACCGCGCGGAGATCCTCGGGATTTCTCCGGGGGGCGAGATGGCGCTTCTCTTGAACAGCCGTCCCGCCGGCACGTGGATTAATAGCGGCACACTGGCCCGGGCGCCGCTCGCGGGGATGGCGCCTCGTGAAATTCTTGAAAATGTGCAGGGGGCGGAGTGGGACCCGAAGGGCGCCAATCTCGTCGCGATCCGCGACATCATGGGTCACAACCGTTTGGAGTACCCCATCGGAAAGGTGCTTTACGAAACCGGGGGCTGGACCAGCTATCCACGGGTTTCCCCGGGAGGCGACCTGATTGCCTTCCTCGATCATCCGTTGCAGGGAGACGATGGCGGATCGGTCGCTGTGGTGGACCTGTCGGGAAAGAAAAAGACGATTTCGAGCAATTGGGGCACCATGGAAGGTTTGGCCTGGTCTCCCGCGGGGGATGAGATTTGGTTCACGGCAAACAAGGCGGGAGGGGACCGCGCCCTCTACGCGGTGACGCTTTCAGGTCGGGAGCGGCTCGTCGCCCGGGTTCCCGGTGCCCTGATAATACAGGACATTTGGCGCGACGGTCGCGTGCTCATGACCCGTAACAATGAGCGGCGGGGAATGATCGGGCTTTCCGCCGGCGAATCGAAAGACCGGGATTTATCGTGGCTCGACTGGTCTCGTCCCGCGGGGATTTCCGCGGATGGCAAGACAGTCCTCTTCTCTGAAGAAGGAGAAGGCGGCGGCGCCAGTTACTCCGTTTGCATTCGTAAAATGGATGGGACCCCTGCGACCCGGCTGGGCGAGGGCACCGGACTGGCATTGTCACCCGATGGGGCCTGGGTGCTCGCGACTCGTGCCGATTCGGTCGGACTTCTCACTCTTCTTCCCACCAAGGCAGGAGAAGCAAGGATCCTGTCACAGGACCAACTGAATCATATCCGGGCCATTTGGTTTTTCGATGGAGGGCGCTTTCTTTTTTCAGGAAATGAACCGGGTCGTGGTGTGCGGCTCTACGTTCAAGCGGTGGACGGGAAGAAACCACAACCCATCACGCCCGAAGGAACGAACGCCTTTTCGTTCTCGCTATCCCCGGATGGCAAAATGGTTGCCGCCGTAGGGCCTGACCAGAAAGGATATCTTTTCCCCGTCGAGGGTGGCCAGCCCCGCCTCATCCCGGGCCTGGCGTCCGACGAACTGCCCGTCTCCTGGAGTGCCGATGGCCGCGCCCTGTTGATTTACCGTCTCGGGGAATTGCCCGCCAAGGTTTATCGCCTGGAATTGAGCAATGGACAAAAATCCGTTTTAAAGGAGCTCCTGCCTTCCGATTCTGCCGGCATCAATGTCATCGGTCCCATCTTTGCAACTCCCGACGGCAAGAACTTCGTCTACGGCTACGTGCGCAGCCTCTCGGACCTCTACCTCGTCGAAGGATTGAAATGAGGGCCGGGCACGAGGGATTGGCGCTGTTTTTGCTATCCCCCATCACCTGAAAGCTCTGTCCTCAGCGTCCCTTGCGCCCCTGCGGTAGGAAACATCAAGGTCGCATCTCCGTATTCCATTTTGGAATTCCCCGGAAGCGGGCCGGATCTCAGGTGCTCAACTCAAGGTGACGTGAGTCCCGGGTCTGGACATCAAGTGTGTCCAACTTGAGGGATCGCCACGTAGTCTCAGCACGAAAAATGGATTCTGGAGGTGCGACCCTAATCATGCTAATCATGCGATGATGAGTTGACTGGCCTCCGTAAAACGAAGGAAGGGAGATGGCTCATGAAGAATCTACAAACGCTGGGTGTGTTGGCCATGTTGTTGGCCATCAATCCAGTCGGGGGCAGTCGGATTCGCGGTATGTCTGACCCCGCTCTTTCATTGGGGCAGCAAACGGAATCCTTGAACCCCAAACGGGTCCAGGTGGATCAAGCTTTCCTGGAACGAAATCTGCTTTTCGAACACATTCCCACTTTCCCGATGCAGAACCAGTTGGTACGAATAGAAGGTGAGGTTGTGGTTCACGTCGTCGTATCCACCGGTGGGCGGGTGATCGATGCCAGGCTGGAGAATGGGGATCCAAGGCTTGCTCTGAGGGCCCTTGAAGCGGCCAAGTCTTATCGTTATTACCCCCATGGTCATTGACGGAGTTCCCGTGGAGATGGAGGGTCTCATCAGGATGTACTTTAACTGGGATCCTCTTGTCAGCCTGGGCCAGTATTTGGGGAGCTGGAAAGGCGAACGCTCAAATACCCTGCCGATTTCCCGAATCGATATACATCACGATTTGGAGAAAGGGCTGTCCGCGCATTTCTGGAATCATTGCGGGGGGAATGAGTGCGATGCCGGCGAGGCTCGTTTCTTCTACTCGGCGTATGAAGAGGGAACGATCCAAGTGGAAAAGGACCTCCGTTTCGGCACGGGAAATGCCTGGAAGTTCATATTGCAGCCCGATGGCCGGCTCAAGGTCCTCCCGGTCCAGTTGTCCACTGACGATGCCATCAATCCGTCAACGAGAGGAGAGCCGCAATTCTTCACACAGGAGTTTTCCCTGGAGCGCGCAACAGTCTTGGCTTACGAGGGCCGGTACTTGAACGCAAACCAGGCCGAACTGGCGGAAGAGAATCTGAAGCAATTTCCTGAGA is a window of Terriglobia bacterium DNA encoding:
- a CDS encoding protein kinase, with amino-acid sequence MSIAAGAKIGPYEILSILGAGGMGEVYRARDSRLNRDVAIKILPDSFSSDPDRLRRFEGEARAIAALSHPNIVAIFDTGSCENSPYIVSELLEGQSLRERIAHGAVPSRKAIEYALQAAHGLAAAHEKGIVHRDLKPDNIFLTRDGRVKILDFGLAKLTRSETLPVSGTHTVGGVDSGVTSPGMVIGTLGYISPEQVRGQPADHRSDIFSFGAILYEMLSGQRAFKHDSAPETLTAILKEDPPDLTKLDQKISPGLERIVRHCLEKNPEERFQSARDLAFGLDSLSNLSGLSTPPLEVSPKRRYQVFLPWLLPLLALVVVLSAGFLKWNRGEPSQPLYHQLTFRRGNLHMARFAPDGQTIVYGAAWEGNPIEIFTTRPESPESRSLGLNRAEILGISPGGEMALLLNSRPAGTWINSGTLARAPLAGMAPREILENVQGAEWDPKGANLVAIRDIMGHNRLEYPIGKVLYETGGWTSYPRVSPGGDLIAFLDHPLQGDDGGSVAVVDLSGKKKTISSNWGTMEGLAWSPAGDEIWFTANKAGGDRALYAVTLSGRERLVARVPGALIIQDIWRDGRVLMTRNNERRGMIGLSAGESKDRDLSWLDWSRPAGISADGKTVLFSEEGEGGGASYSVCIRKMDGTPATRLGEGTGLALSPDGAWVLATRADSVGLLTLLPTKAGEARILSQDQLNHIRAIWFFDGGRFLFSGNEPGRGVRLYVQAVDGKKPQPITPEGTNAFSFSLSPDGKMVAAVGPDQKGYLFPVEGGQPRLIPGLASDELPVSWSADGRALLIYRLGELPAKVYRLELSNGQKSVLKELLPSDSAGINVIGPIFATPDGKNFVYGYVRSLSDLYLVEGLK
- a CDS encoding energy transducer TonB, translating into MKNLQTLGVLAMLLAINPVGGSRIRGMSDPALSLGQQTESLNPKRVQVDQAFLERNLLFEHIPTFPMQNQLVRIEGEVVVHVVVSTGGRVIDARLENGDPRLALRALEAAKSYRYYPHGH